The DNA window ACGTGCGTCGTGCCAACGAGGTCCTCGTCGGTCATGAGGGGACCGCCATTGGCGACGGTGACGCGGGCGGTGAAGTGCTTGGGCGCCACGGCGACGCGGCGGATGTCGATGAGCTGAGCCATGCATGCTCCCTTGTGCTTGTGTGTGGTCGCCCGCGCCAGGCAGGTTGCCCGTGTGGCAAGGCGGCTGGCGCGCACGCGCCTACCCAAATGGTAGCCGAATTGGCGCGGCGCTCCCCTACTCAGACTCCTCGGGCTTTGGCTGCGGAGCGGGCGCCGTGACGCGCAGCAGCGCGATGCGGCGGCCGCGCATGGACTGCACGCGGAACGTGTAGCCCTCGACCTCGAAGGCGTCCCCGGGGCTGGGCACGGAGTCCGCGAGCTCGAGGACGAAGCCGGCCACCGTCTCGTACTCGTCGGAGTCCTCGATGGGCCAGCCCAGGTCGCGGGCGTCGTCGATGGAGAAGCGGCCGTCAACGAGCCATTCGCGCTCCGACAGGCGCGTGAGGTACTTGTTGTCGGGGTCGAACTCGTCCTCGATCTCTCCCACGACTTCCTCGACGATGTCCTCGATCGTGATGACGCCGGCCGTTCCGCCGTACTCGTCCACGACGATGGCCATCTGGTCATGACGCTGCTGCATCTCGGAGAGCAGCGGGATGATGTCCTTGGTGTCGGGCACAAAGACCGGGTCACGAACGAAGTCGCGGACGGGCTTGTCGGCCGCGTCCTTGTCGACGATGGGGCCCAGGATGTCCTTGATGTGGGCCACGCCCACGATGCGGTCGATGTCCTCGTGGAACACCGGAATGCGCGAGTAGCCCGTACGGCGCATGAGGGCGAGGACCTGGCCCAGGGTCTCGGTGTCCTCGACGGCGGTGAGGTCCACGCGCGGCACCATGACCTCGCGGGCAATGGCGTCTCCCAGGTCGAAGATCTCGTGGATCATCGACTTCTCCTTGTCGGAGAGCTCGTCCGCGTCCGTCACCATGTAGCGTATCTCCTCCTCGGAGACCTCCTGGCGGTCATCGGCGGACTTGATGCCCAGAAGGCGGCTCAGGCCGTCGGCAGACTTTGACGTGAGCCACACAAGCGGGGCCACCGCGCGGGAGAAGCCGCGCAGGAACGGCGAGACCGACTTTGCCACGGACTCGGCGTTGGCCAGCGCGATGCGCTTGGGAACGAGCTCGCCGGCCACGATGGAGACATAGGAGACGATGACCGTGATGACGATGGGTGCGACCGCGGTGCAGATGCCAGCCGGGGCGCCCAGCGAGATGAGCCACGCGGCAAGCGGGTCGGACAGCGTGGTGGAGGCCACCATGGCCGAGAAGAAGCCCACGAGCGTGATAGCCACCTGGATGGCCGCGAGGAACTGGCCGGAGTCCCCGGAGAGCTCGAGCGCCACCTTGGCGCGCTTGTCGCCCTCGTCCGCGTCATGCTCGAGAACGGCGCGCTTCGCCGCGACGAGCGCGGACTCCGACATCGAGAAGTAGCCGTTGGCGATGGTGAGAACGAGCGTGAGGATGATGCTGAGCGCTACTCCCATGACGGCACCTCCCCGCACGTCAAGGTTGCGAGCGGGCTCGCAACGCGGCGAGCCTCGTGCGGGCACCTACTGTGACAGTCTCCGGTGTCGTTCTTGGCGTTCATGTTCTCCTCGCTCATGGCATGCCGGCATGACTGCCGGCTCTGACCGGAATGCCCCGGCCTGGCCGCCGGCTCGTTCGCCGGCTGGGCGCGCATCGCGCGTAGGGTTGAGTATACCCAGCGCAGGGCCTGCGGCGTCTTGGGCGGGTTCACTCGTAACACGGCGATTGAAATCGTTATGTAAGTTCATATCTCCCATGGTTTGCGGAACGTCTATGACAATAAGCACCACTTGCGGGCAAGATTTAACCGTTTACAGATGACATATTGCTATAGATAATCTATTGTTCTGACATATTAGCTAAGCAAACTGAGCGGATGTAGCCGCTCGCCCGTAGGAAGGATATGCCATGGCACGCTGGACCCTCGACGAGCTCTCTCGCCTCATCGACCACACGAACATCCACGCCGACGCCACGGAGGAGGACCTCGCCAAGCTCTGCGACGAGGCCAAGGAGTATCACTTCAAGATGGTCGCCATCAACCAGGTGCCCGTGAAGTTCTGTTCCGAGCGCCTCGCCGGCACCGACATCGACACCGGTGCCGCCATCAGCTTCCCGCTCGGCCAGACCTCCATTGCCTCCAAGGTCTTCGAGACCAAGGACGCCCTGGCCAACGGTGCCAACGAGATCGACTACGTCGTGAACCTCACGCAGGTCAAGGCCGGCAACTGGGACTACGTCGAGGACGAGATGGCCCAGATCGTCGCCGTTTGCCAGGAGGCCCGCGAGGCCACGGGGCTTCCCATCCCCTGCAAGGTCATTCTCGAGACCTGCCTGCTCACCGACGAGGAGAAGGTCAAGATCTGTGAGATCGCCACGCGCGTGAAGCCCACGTTCGTGAAGACCTCCACCGGCTGCTCCACCGGCGGCGCCACGGTAGAGGACGTCAAGCTCATGAAGGCCACCGTGGGCGACGCCGTGCAGGTCAAGGCCTCCGGCGGCATCC is part of the Parolsenella massiliensis genome and encodes:
- a CDS encoding hemolysin family protein — its product is MGVALSIILTLVLTIANGYFSMSESALVAAKRAVLEHDADEGDKRAKVALELSGDSGQFLAAIQVAITLVGFFSAMVASTTLSDPLAAWLISLGAPAGICTAVAPIVITVIVSYVSIVAGELVPKRIALANAESVAKSVSPFLRGFSRAVAPLVWLTSKSADGLSRLLGIKSADDRQEVSEEEIRYMVTDADELSDKEKSMIHEIFDLGDAIAREVMVPRVDLTAVEDTETLGQVLALMRRTGYSRIPVFHEDIDRIVGVAHIKDILGPIVDKDAADKPVRDFVRDPVFVPDTKDIIPLLSEMQQRHDQMAIVVDEYGGTAGVITIEDIVEEVVGEIEDEFDPDNKYLTRLSEREWLVDGRFSIDDARDLGWPIEDSDEYETVAGFVLELADSVPSPGDAFEVEGYTFRVQSMRGRRIALLRVTAPAPQPKPEESE
- the deoC gene encoding deoxyribose-phosphate aldolase, translating into MARWTLDELSRLIDHTNIHADATEEDLAKLCDEAKEYHFKMVAINQVPVKFCSERLAGTDIDTGAAISFPLGQTSIASKVFETKDALANGANEIDYVVNLTQVKAGNWDYVEDEMAQIVAVCQEAREATGLPIPCKVILETCLLTDEEKVKICEIATRVKPTFVKTSTGCSTGGATVEDVKLMKATVGDAVQVKASGGIRDTDTFLGMVRAGATRIGCSAGIPIINEIRRRFEEQGVDSIEL